The DNA segment CTACTCAAAACGCGTAGAACGTGATACAGCGGGAGTCGATAACGCGCACCCTCACGCTGTGACGTACGCCACCTCCTTGCCATTCAGTCTGGTGGAACAGACTTTTCCGGGAGGTTCGGTGCTGTTCCCGGTCCACAACAGAAGCCTTCCTGGTTTGGCCTTAGCGCAAAGACATCTCAGTCAGGCCAAGAAGTGGATTTCGTCCGTGCCAGCAATCAACGTGAAACCGCAGCAGTCTAGTGCCTTAGCGCGGGTTTTCCCGTGGCTCTCGGCGAGGGTGCCTTGGCTACACCGCGAAGCCTCATCGCAGGTTAAAGAAAGTGGAAGAAACGATAGTAAAAAGTTCGAAAACcccgaaagaaagaattgagcAGCAACAAGAAAGATTGCGGCTGTGGCAAGAAAGGCAGCGGCGAGAGTTGGCTAGGCAACGTCTGCAGCATCAGCAGCTTCTAAGGCAAAGGAACGAAAAGCGGAGAAGGCTTCAGGAGCAAAGGCGACAGCGAGAGAGGCAACAGCGGTTGCTAACGCAAAGGGCTCGTGAACAGCGCCTGAGGCAACAGCGAGCTCATCAACGCACGTTGGTGCAGAACCAACAGTTCAGACAAGGTCAATTACTTCGACGGCAGCAGAGTGAACCATGGACAAGACATGTGGCTCCAGGACCTTCGTTCACGTCAACGAGGCGCGTGACGCCTGTGCAACACACTCCAACTATCAGCTGAAGGAAGGAAAATCAGCGCGTCAGTTCACCCACAAGCGAGACGTGGCGGAAATATCAGCATCACTCGAAAGCCCTCTGGAGTAACAGTCAATAAAACAGTTGCTGGAAGCAGCATTAACGTTAAAGTGCAACCAGGTACTCGTGGAGCTGCAAGCAGCCATATCGTTGTCAAAAATCCCTGGACAGGAGTGACGATCAACAAAACAGTAACCGCTGAAGGAGCTTCCGTGCAAGTAAAGCGTGACCCCAGAGTATCTGCCGGTAGCCAAGTACTCTTACAAAACCCGTGGACGGGAGTTACGGTCAACAAGACGGTTTCTGCGGGCAATGTAAATGTGGAGatccaaagaaagcagcaagcaTCTCCGAAGGCACAGATATTTGTTCGAAATCCTTGGACAGGAGTGACAGTCAACAAGACCGTAAGTGGAAACGGCGTCAGCGTGTCTGTACAGCGTGATCAACCAGGAGTTGCCGGCAGACAAATAGTAGTTCAAAACCCCTGGACTGGTGTGACCGTAAATAAAACACTGACCACTGGCGGTGTAAACGTGCAAGTGCAGCGTGGAAGTAGTGCAGTTCCCAGCAGCCAAGTTGAGGTGCAGAATCCTTGGACAGGAGTGACAATCAACAAAACGGTAACGGTGCAAGCTACCAATGGACAAACGCAGCGCGATACACCGGTATCGCCAATACATCAAGTGCTGGTTCACAACCCGTGGACGGGGGTTACTGTTAATAAGACAATCAATGGCGGCAATGTGAATGTCGAAATTCAACAGAACGAGCAAGCAACCTTGAAGAAGCAAGTACTGATAAAGAACCCTTGGACAGGTGTGACAGTGAACAAAACTGTAACCGGCAGCGGTGTCAGCGTCACCGTCCAACGTGACCAACAACAAATTCCAAGCAGCCAAATACTCGTTCAGAATCCGTGGACTGGAGTGTCTGTCAACAAAACGATAGATGAGAACGGTGTCAACGTTCAAGTGCAAAGCGGAAATCAAGGCATTGCTAGTAGTCAGGTTCTAGTCCGGAATCCCTGGACAGGAGTTACAGTCAACAAAACAGTTACCGCGCAAGGAACCAACGTTCAAATTGAGCGCGACTCCGGAGTGCTTCCAAGCCGCCAAATCCAGGTTCAAAACCCATGGACGGGGGTTACAGTGAACAAAACTGTAACTGGCAGTAGTGTCAGCGTCAGCGTACAGCGTGACCAACAAAATGTTCCTAGCAGTCAAATACTCGTCCAGAACCTTGGACTGGAGTAACCGTCAACAAAACGATAAGTGGAAACGGCGTCAACGTGCAAGTGCAACGCGGAAGTAACGGAACCGCTAGCAGGCAAATCGTAGTGCAGAATCCTTGGATAGGTGTGACGATCAACAAAACATTCCCTGCCCGAGGTGTCAATGTCCAAATAGAGCGCGACTCCCACCTATCCCCAGGTCAGGAAATCCTGGTTGAAAGTTCGATGACTGGAgttaaaataaacaaaacaatcACTGGGGGCGATCTGAACGTCGAAATCCAGCATAATAAGCAAGGAGCTCCCGAGAAGCAAATATTGATCGAAAACCCTTGGACAGGAGTGAAGGTCAACAAGACCATAAGTGAGAGCGGTGTCAGCGTTTCAGTGCAGCGTGTCGGACAGGAAGTTTCTAGCAGCAACGTAGCCATTCAAAACCCTTGGGTGGCAGTTAACGTCAGCAAAGCAATCGCAGGACCAAGCGTCAACGTGTCTGTCCAGCAAAGCGGCAAAATACAGCACAGTGGACAccaggctgcactagaaatcagCAGGACAGTACCTGGAACTAATGTCAGCGTTAACGTCGAGCGCATCGCACAAGGATACGTTAGCAAGCAGATAGTTGTGCAAAATCCATTCACAGGAGTGACAGTCAACAAAAGCATAAGTAGCAGTGCTGTCAACATTTCAGTTCAGCGCGACATTGGAAAACCTTCCAACGGCCAAGTGATCGTCGACAACTTACAGACCGGATTAGGAGCCGCCGGAAATGTAAACGTGGAAGTCCAGCGTAACATGGAAGAAGCTCCCAGCGGTGGGATAACTGTACAAAATTCCTTGGCAGGAGTAACCGTTAATAAGTCTTTAAGTGGTAGCAGCGTTAACGTCTCCATCCAGCGTGATTTGCCAGGATTCGCAACAAGCAAACGAATAGAGGTTTACAACCCCTGGACGGGAACGTCTATTAACAAAACGATCGGTGGAGAAGGCGTAAACATCTCGGTGCAACATGGTCTTGGAGGAGCCCCAAATAGTCAAGTGATTGTCGAAAACCCGTGGGCGGGAGTGAAAATTAACAAAACCGTTACCCCAAACAACATTAATGTTGAGGTCCAACGAAGCGTGGAAGGAACCTTTAACAGTCGTATAGTGGCTGAAAATCCTTTCTCAACAGTCGCAGTTAACAAAACAGTAAGCCCCGGCAGTGGTGCAGATATCTCAATCAAGCAAGGCGAAGGTGCTTCTCTGAAGAAACAAATAGTGATCCAAAATCCGTGGACCGGTGTGACGGTTAACAAGACAATTACTGGAAACAGCGTGGACATCCAGGTGGGACGTGGTGTGCAAACGGCTTCGGAACCGGGAGTTATCCAAGATTCAGGAAAAGGATCGTCACCTAACAAAACTGCTAATGAAAACAACAGCAACGCAGCTCAAGGGGCCGGCAGAATTATCAGTCATACCTTGGTCGAAATACCGTGGACTGGCGTTTCTGTAAACAAAACCATATCTACGAGCGGCGTCAACGTGGAAGTTCAACGCGGTGCTCAGGGCATTCCATCGTCACAAATCGTGATCCAGAATCCCTGGACGGGAATCGAAGTCAACAGAACAGTGACCGGGAGGGCTGTAAACCTGCAAGTCCATGGCGGCGCACAGGGAGACGTGAACAGACTTGTCACTGCGCAGAGCCATTTCAAGGGAGCAACAGTCGACACCGGTGATGGCGTCAGTGTGGAAGCCATGGGTGGTACTCTAGGACAACCCAACATTCAAGTTTCGGTCCAAAATCCTTGGACAGGAATGACATTCAACAAAACGGTCATCGGAACCCACTCCAACGTTTCAGTTCAACTAGGTGCCCAAAGTTCAGGCTCTCAGGCGTCAAACGTCCAACACCAGATATTCATTCAAAACCCATTCACAACGGTTACAGTGAACAGAACAGCTACTGGAAGAAGTGTACAAGTGGAAGTTAACCGGAATAACCAGCAAGCTTTCAACAAGCAAGTGACGATAACTCAAAATCCTGCGACGGGCATTActataaacaaaacaataacaggCAACAACGTCAACGTGGCCGTACAGCACGGAAGCCGAGCCAACAACGTTAGATTTGTGACGTCAAATATACTTGCGAACGCTGGACATCCCATAATCCACATTAAGCCTGTGGTTCGCCGTCCGCACCATCATCACGTAAAGAAGGTGGAGGTAGCCGATCCTCGGGCTTCCAACCACCTGATTCCGCAGCAACAATTTCTCCCGTTCTTTCACGCCCGCCGAAACCCGAGTCTTCCGATGCCACCGTACGCCCATCCCTACATTCCttttatgcgaggaaatcacttTGAGAAGACGAGACACTTCTGGCACGGTTTCCGTTTAGTAAGACCCGCGCGCTACGGAGCACCGCAGGTCATACCCAACATAGCCATTGACACCCAGGGAACCGGATTCGTTGTCTCACACACCGAGATCTACCAGAACGGAAGACCTCTCGTCAAGAACCGAATAAGCGCGAACCAGGACTTCACGGTCATCACGAGAGTTCACCGATTCTCCGCCGACGTCTTGAGTATCAACTACACCTTCAACTCTCGTGAAGCCGGAGCTGCTGGTCGCGGCGAAGTCGCGAACAACGACGTTCGAAGTGAACTTCGTGGATTTGGGAACACGCGGGAGTGGTTCAAGCCGAACATTGACGTGGACAGCGGAGGCGACGACGGCGTAAGCGTGAACACGCAGGTGTACCAGTACGGAAGGCCGGCTTCGAATTTCGTTGTCGACAATCGTGCTGGGTTCGTCCTCATCACGGCGGTCCACAAGCTCCAAAGTAAACCACTGAGCATCAAGTACACATTCCTCCCGCTCGGAACGCGGTAGTACAGTCCCCATGAACAGTACTACGGGGCACGCAACAGGAACTGCACAAAATATGTGACTCTGTTAATGAACGAATGATTTAAATATACGTTCGTGTTCGTGTCTCTCTTGTCTGTGtgttttttactagcggcagtatgtcatacagcaagcaataccaactaggccaagaagaagttctcctcaaATACACATCGTTATACAGTGCGTGGTTATTTGCCGTTGCTTCAGGAACACTGGAACAGCATTCACAAAATATGCATAGCGATGCACGATAAGCAGGAAATACAGAGTGACAGCAAAAGTCAGAAGATTAACTGCAGTGTCAATCACACTTGGTACGTTACTGTAGCACCAGTACTGTAGCCACACTATATGTAAAACGACTTAAAGTGGCCAGGAAAGTAGCAATACTGAGTAGCCgtttcattttgttctttttttttttgtggtttgtGTTACCACGATATCCTGTTTTGGGATAAAAGTGAGAATTGTTTAAACCTCGTATGTTACTGCGTAAAACTCAGCATCTTGAATCGTTTTGCATAGCGATCTTTATTCCTGCTGTCTGTTTGACGATCACTAATTAAGTGCTTATACGCAGTtatgtgtttctttttatttaaggcTACAAATGGATTGACAGGTGCACTCATGCTGTGGCCGAGGTGGAGCCCCATGAACATTGTTTGCAAAACTGTGCACCTTAAAGTGGGCTTTTTGTTTGACACGCGTGTGCAGAAGAGATGCACTCTTCACATAACAGTCATGCGAAATTATGCTGATAACGGAAAGTGCGTTTGAAAGTAGTGTGGGTTGCGTGTGCATGAAACCAAAACAATATGGCGGAATAAATTAACCCTGCTGTAAGCAacaaaactgcgtttttctctgCCTCCTGCATGTTGCTTCACGTAGGTCCTTTGTTTGTTTGCGCTGTTACTTTTTATTTAACGAACGCGTTGTCttctaacagcgaagcagtttaaggcagccgtaatttgtgcggcctatcctgtggGGCCTGTCAggtatttgccacagaaattgggtaaatcccactactcaccaaaataaaatgaagaaagcaacagttagcccaacactatgtaacgggaaaggcaacggcggctgcgagaagaccccgaagcgatggaaggcctacgccaacgacggcaTGCCGGTAGGTCTGTGAGAGCTGATAACGCTTGGTTTCTgctcgagtttctgtctctggagtttggacaccgTGTTGTGAATGTGGACTCTCTGTGGtgtaactcgaacctctctgcgctgagaatcaacgtagaaacaacctagcaacaCCTAGCTAAAacttagcaacgacctagaagcaacctagaaacaaccctcatcacatagctaaagcctagcaacaacctagaagcaaccagattagtcttcagaatcttccagtttggctgtttcaaggcttgcgcggcttagtgcaagcttcgtcaattttttgttgttgttgttgggattttacgtcccaaaaccgcgatttaTGAGGGACgacctagtggagggctccagaaattttgaccatctggtgttctttaacgtacacctataaatctaagcacatgggcctcaagcatatcgcctccattgaaatgtgaccgccacatccgggattcgatcccgccaccttcgggtcagcagtcgagcaccatagccattagaccaccgtggcgggtgaacgcgttatgtcattaaaaaaaaatcctccTATCAACCCAAGATATCTACTCAACAAAAGGCACCGATATAGTGCTTCGGCAGGCTAGAAATTCTGCGCTGTACTAAACCAGAATGCCACAAAAACGCAAAAATTGAAGCGATGCTTCTTCTATGCCTCGAGATGGGATCTTTCGCGTAAATCTTGAAGTTGCGCAGAAGCGAGACTGAAATATTCCGTTGACCAATTCGTCATGGATAAGATCTGCGGGCCCCGCCGCGATTTTCTTTGTGTCATGCAAGGAACGTCCGGTAGCTCTTATCTCTGCTCGTCACGTTGGCAAGCCGTTTATTTGCCCTTTTGAACCTGTACTGCGATGTCCGCGGCTCTGGTTTCCCCTTGGACGCACTCGCTGAAACTAGGGGAAAGGGGGGCGAAGCACTCCAATACCCCCTCCCGCCCTTAGTGCCCCGTGGGGCGAGCCCGAAAGAAAACAAGATTAGCAATGTTTAACATTGCTCATTACAGATTAGTAATGCTCATCAGAGAGAAAAGTAATCTAATTCCTGCCAAGTTTTTCCTGCTGTAAACAGTAGATTACAGAAGCAAGCTTCTCCTTACAAAGGCTCCTATTGTGGAGAAACCAGCGTTAAAGGGAATCGGCTACATACGCACGTGTATTTCCAAAACGGCCCCACGATTTGCATGTACAGAATATAAAATGTATAAAAATAACCAGCCTGATTTGCTAATAATATGCTCTTTTACGAATCCTATTGCATAGTGACGTGTTTATTGTAAAGGATACGTTGTCCTGTTGTCATTTCTGGTGGTGTCAGGCTTCTTAAAGAGACACCAAAGAGAATTTTTTTCTCGCATaaataaattactctttcacgatatcaaAGCACTACGCTTGCTTTgagaagacgcttcgtaagcaagaaaacgcgcaaaaacaaaaacacgggtggcgatgccaccttgatgTTCCCGcacagtcgccgtgacgtcataaattttgacggcgtctgcgaGGGCCTACggagtttctaatcggtaaaaatgaagtacattgtcttctgagggggccatagacttaacgtaccaagtttaaggaaatttcgttgagccaatgtggccaaaatatgaACACTCGGCGTCCCGCGCCTTTATGAAAATTCAATGAACTAATGAATGAATGGGTGAATCCCGCGAAAAACTAGGCGTAGATCTAACGAGTCTCCCGATTCCCCGTGCTTATTTTTCTGACGCAACTGCCATGATGCATTTTTACACAGGTAAGAAGAGGGTAAGCGAAGGTGAGCATTGGTTCTTCCTTACCTACGGTGCATATGAAACGGACGCGTATGATTCAAGAGGAGTCGACCGTTCATTATAACGGCTGTCAGCTCTACGTAGTTTTTAGTAGGGCCTACACTACCACTGGGCGCTAcgttcccccccctcccccctttcttccTTCCAATGATTGACGCAGACGCCAAGCATCCACTATGGACATGCACAGGCTTCCTGTCGGCCTGGCGGAAAAGTcgggtcatctcttccgtgaagatggtgacgttttccttTGGTAgctgcacccgtgtctccagcaaagaagcagccccttccttgcggacgacgcttgtgaacgtgtccACGAATGCGCTGCAGAATAGATCCTAGGTTtggagtgaggactcccgattttCAAACCAGGTTCTTGCCACATCTTCCAGGTAGAAGCAGGCAGGgcgcagcttgtcttcgctgttccagttgttaaaggcggcgacacggtcgtaggTTTCAActcaggtttccgggtcttcgagttaTGAaaccgcggaaagttggcggcacCCTCGGTTGCCGGAGCAAAatcggtgcaggcggcacaggagcagtcatcgtcgcttggtcgaggtcagggtctcgGCTTGTCTGGCGTTGTccggaaggagcccgtactctggcgcaCTTCGCGGAGGCGTCCGGATCATgtacgaagcagcacctccaccaaatgtcacgcagtagtgacgttgacgaaggcattGGTCGGCAGGCTCAAGACGAAAGTttttatttggacgaacttgtgcccgggcAACGAAAATTACTACAAGCAACAGACGCTGCacacttatagcggcgaacagggcgtcggccgtcgataatctgatcatcgctgggacgcgccgtcttttatacatcacgcatcgaacttcccAGCCTTATGactggtggtcgtgcaagctctggaataagcttgactattcgcgtcctgcgcgcaatcttaccaaattatctactacaatcgcgaagcttctcaaacactgcggtgCGGTCTGCGCCAAGCGTtgttcaaacccgaatacataaaaaataaacaCTCGCGGCAATATGATTCCAGGCAACAAGTCAGTGGGAACATTAAACATTGAAGCAGTTTTTCTTTGGGCACGCAGACAGAAATTCGTTACTAGATTTACCATAATGACAGACCAACTTCATTTGGGTGCGAATTTTGACTTGTTGTCGAGTTCGCACGCACTGTGCTGTCACCATCAGAACCTAACGTCAGAATAGACAGCGGGCAGCGTGAGCAGCGCGCTAGGCatgcgtttgccaacatgcgcgcaacttcgtcaTTCCGTCTTTGGAGGCGCACCATGCGTTGCGTGGGGGTGCCTCGATGCGTACCAGCTTGTTGCTGGGGCGACGACATGCGCGCGCATCGGCTGACGACAGAAAAGGTCGAAAACATTAAGTGGTTTTtaggcttgcttgcttgtttttttttacctgcaAATTATAACAAAATTGGCAACCAAATGCTTCAAAACTGAGGGGTTCAATGTAGCCCCATAgctccaacctgaaattttcgcaGCAAGGCGGGTCCTAAAGTAGCCCATTTGGCGCAAAGTAGGCACCAACGGCAACCATGGCAGCAGTGAACTTTCCTGCGACGAAATGTTATCGCGGTTATCGGTTATTTATTTTTGCATTTAGGGCTTCGTGCATTCCAAGGTGTTGTTTGGTTCGTCGTAGGCAACGATAACTGTAAACAAAGACGTCAGAAATGTTGCCGTTTGAAAGCTGACCACGGCTGTATGCTCCCACCTTTTTTTATTAGTGACACGAGTACCGAGTGATATACTCTTTGCTCTCTTCCAGACCACCCAGTTAGGCGTCAGTGCAAGTTGTCCAAAAACTcttataaaataaaaaataaacagatGGAATGAATTTGGCTGAGGTTTGAATATGAAAGAGTGGACATTAACGTATGCCATAATTGAAATTGGAGTCATAAAGTTAGAAATTAGTACAAACAACAAttagtataaacgtttcggcaaATTAGTATGAAACTGAAGGTTGTGACTAAAGTGAAGAGTTATATATTAATGCCTTAGACACCTCGACAAAAAAGCGACGGTGGTCGGTCATTCCGTTCTGttcgtccgtccatccatccatccattatgCCGCCTAAGTCTTCGGtatctcctggccgtttcattaacttggTATGACCTGACATGAATGTGTGATGAGCATAAATGTTAGATCAC comes from the Rhipicephalus sanguineus isolate Rsan-2018 chromosome 6, BIME_Rsan_1.4, whole genome shotgun sequence genome and includes:
- the LOC119396430 gene encoding uncharacterized protein LOC119396430 isoform X1, whose amino-acid sequence is MTGVKINKTITGGDLNVEIQHNKQGAPEKQILIENPWTGVKVNKTISESGVSVSVQRVGQEVSSSNVAIQNPWVAVNVSKAIAGPSVNVSVQQSGKIQHSGHQAALEISRTVPGTNVSVNVERIAQGYVSKQIVVQNPFTGVTVNKSISSSAVNISVQRDIGKPSNGQVIVDNLQTGLGAAGNVNVEVQRNMEEAPSGGITVQNSLAGVTVNKSLSGSSVNVSIQRDLPGFATSKRIEVYNPWTGTSINKTIGGEGVNISVQHGLGGAPNSQVIVENPWAGVKINKTVTPNNINVEVQRSVEGTFNSRIVAENPFSTVAVNKTVSPGSGADISIKQGEGASLKKQIVIQNPWTGVTVNKTITGNSVDIQVGRGVQTASEPGVIQDSGKGSSPNKTANENNSNAAQGAGRIISHTLVEIPWTGVSVNKTISTSGVNVEVQRGAQGIPSSQIVIQNPWTGIEVNRTVTGRAVNLQVHGGAQGDVNRLVTAQSHFKGATVDTGDGVSVEAMGGTLGQPNIQVSVQNPWTGMTFNKTVIGTHSNVSVQLGAQSSGSQASNVQHQIFIQNPFTTVTVNRTATGRSVQVEVNRNNQQAFNKQVTITQNPATGITINKTITGNNVNVAVQHGSRANNVRFVTSNILANAGHPIIHIKPVVRRPHHHHVKKVEVADPRASNHLIPQQQFLPFFHARRNPSLPMPPYAHPYIPFMRGNHFEKTRHFWHGFRLVRPARYGAPQVIPNIAIDTQGTGFVVSHTEIYQNGRPLVKNRISANQDFTVITRVHRFSADVLSINYTFNSREAGAAGRGEVANNDVRSELRGFGNTREWFKPNIDVDSGGDDGVSVNTQVYQYGRPASNFVVDNRAGFVLITAVHKLQSKPLSIKYTFLPLGTR